The following proteins are co-located in the Bosea sp. AS-1 genome:
- a CDS encoding ferredoxin: MHHSDPKKREAVDLALACYKHCFGMATTHCLVVGGAHAEPRHLTLMLACSEICRTMAHLLLMDSPHARHLASECIEICEACAADCERIGGMEDCVAACRACAKACAALP; encoded by the coding sequence ATGCATCATTCCGACCCCAAAAAGCGCGAGGCCGTCGACCTCGCGCTCGCTTGCTACAAGCACTGCTTCGGCATGGCGACGACGCATTGCCTCGTCGTCGGAGGCGCCCATGCCGAGCCCAGGCATCTGACGCTGATGCTGGCCTGTTCCGAGATCTGCCGGACGATGGCGCATCTGCTGCTGATGGATTCGCCGCACGCCCGGCATCTCGCATCCGAATGCATCGAGATCTGCGAGGCCTGTGCGGCCGATTGCGAACGGATCGGCGGCATGGAGGATTGCGTCGCGGCCTGCCGCGCCTGTGCGAAAGCCTGCGCGGCCCTGCCGTGA
- a CDS encoding aldehyde dehydrogenase family protein has translation MNAPFKNLIAGEWTAAAHASRNINPSNTGDVVGEYSQGSVEDLNNAVAAAKAAFPAWSRTTPQERYDILKKASDEILARKDELGRLLSREEGKTLAEGIGEAARAGQIFAFFAGECLRLGGEMIPSVRPGVGVEITREPIGIVGMITPWNFPIAIPAWKMAPALAWGNCVVIKPADLVPGSAWALVDIIQRAGLPKGVLNLVMGRGSVVGQALLEHKDVAAISFTGSVATGRKVAAACIASSPMKKVQLEMGGKNPLVVLDDADLKTAVEVAVNGAFFSTGQRCTASSRLIVQAGIHDKFVEACIERLKGVVVDDALKAGTQIGPVVDQSQLDQDLKYIQIAKDEGGKLAFGGELLKRETPGFYLQPALFTETTNAMRISREEVFGPVANIVRVKDYDEALAVANDTEFGLSSGICTTSLKYATHFKRNSEAGMVMVNLPTAGVDYHVPFGGRKGSSYGPREQGAYAKEFYTTVKTAYTLA, from the coding sequence ATGAATGCGCCCTTCAAGAACCTGATCGCCGGCGAATGGACCGCCGCGGCGCACGCGTCGCGCAACATCAACCCCTCCAATACTGGCGACGTGGTCGGCGAGTATTCGCAGGGCTCGGTCGAGGACCTGAACAATGCCGTCGCGGCGGCCAAGGCGGCCTTCCCGGCCTGGAGCCGCACCACCCCTCAGGAGCGCTATGACATCCTGAAGAAGGCGTCCGACGAGATTCTCGCCCGCAAGGACGAGCTCGGCCGGCTGCTGTCGCGAGAGGAAGGCAAGACCCTGGCCGAGGGCATCGGCGAGGCCGCCCGCGCCGGCCAGATCTTCGCGTTCTTCGCTGGTGAATGCCTGCGTCTCGGCGGGGAGATGATCCCCTCCGTGCGTCCGGGCGTCGGCGTCGAGATCACCCGCGAGCCGATCGGCATCGTCGGCATGATCACGCCCTGGAACTTCCCGATCGCGATCCCGGCCTGGAAGATGGCGCCCGCGCTCGCCTGGGGCAACTGCGTCGTCATCAAGCCGGCCGATCTCGTGCCGGGCTCGGCCTGGGCGCTGGTCGACATCATCCAGCGGGCGGGCCTGCCCAAGGGCGTGCTCAACCTGGTAATGGGCCGTGGCTCGGTCGTTGGCCAGGCGCTGCTCGAGCACAAGGATGTCGCCGCCATCTCCTTCACCGGCTCGGTCGCGACCGGTCGCAAGGTCGCTGCCGCTTGCATCGCGTCCAGCCCGATGAAGAAGGTTCAGCTCGAGATGGGCGGCAAGAACCCGCTCGTCGTGCTCGACGATGCCGATCTCAAGACGGCCGTGGAAGTCGCCGTCAACGGCGCTTTCTTCTCGACCGGGCAGCGCTGCACGGCGTCCTCGCGCCTGATCGTCCAGGCCGGCATCCACGACAAGTTCGTCGAGGCCTGCATCGAGCGGCTGAAGGGCGTCGTCGTCGACGATGCGCTGAAGGCTGGTACCCAGATCGGCCCCGTCGTCGATCAGAGCCAGCTCGACCAGGACCTGAAATATATCCAGATCGCCAAGGACGAGGGCGGCAAGCTCGCCTTCGGCGGCGAGCTCCTGAAGCGCGAGACACCCGGCTTCTATCTCCAGCCGGCACTCTTCACCGAGACTACCAATGCCATGCGCATCTCGCGCGAGGAGGTCTTCGGCCCGGTCGCCAACATCGTCCGCGTCAAGGATTACGATGAGGCACTGGCGGTCGCGAACGACACCGAGTTCGGCCTCTCCTCGGGCATCTGCACGACCTCGCTGAAGTATGCGACGCATTTCAAGCGCAACAGCGAGGCCGGCATGGTGATGGTCAACCTGCCGACGGCCGGCGTCGACTATCATGTGCCGTTCGGCGGCCGGAAGGGCTCCAGCTACGGCCCGCGCGAGCAGGGTGCCTACGCCAAGGAGTTCTACACCACGGTCAAGACGGCCTACACGCTGGCTTGA
- a CDS encoding pyridoxamine 5'-phosphate oxidase family protein produces MSDTELQERIWTALDAHPVYMVSLIAEDGLKTRPMSGHIDREHHRLLFITHRHTGIIGAALRSPSVSIAISHEDRNFYAAIACTASEVPSRDLLRQIWTPMASAWFPNGPDDPDATLLALTPVSAEIWEGPSSSVLVAFKLATAKILGRTPDLGVNATIDMR; encoded by the coding sequence ATGTCGGACACGGAATTGCAGGAGCGGATCTGGACGGCTCTCGACGCCCATCCTGTCTACATGGTGTCGTTGATCGCCGAAGACGGGCTGAAGACCCGGCCGATGTCCGGGCATATCGACCGCGAGCATCATCGTCTGCTCTTCATCACGCATCGGCATACCGGCATCATCGGCGCGGCGCTGCGCTCGCCGTCGGTCTCCATCGCCATCAGCCATGAGGACCGCAACTTCTACGCGGCCATCGCCTGCACCGCCTCGGAGGTGCCCAGCCGCGACCTGCTGCGCCAGATCTGGACGCCAATGGCGAGCGCCTGGTTCCCGAACGGGCCCGACGACCCGGACGCCACGCTTCTGGCACTGACGCCGGTTTCAGCCGAGATCTGGGAGGGGCCCTCCAGCAGCGTGCTCGTCGCCTTCAAGCTCGCGACAGCGAAGATCCTCGGCCGCACGCCCGATCTCGGAGTCAACGCCACCATCGATATGCGCTAG
- a CDS encoding phosphatase PAP2 family protein, with translation MSRPVSGRTPAPLHLRWIVPALAGLVFLALAASIASGHSFAFDRSLILLLREPGNPAVPLGPAWFQEAVRDMTAFGSFVGLFFMTTAAALALWLCGYRRLATGLVASVLMALLVSNGLKIVIARERPDIVTHAALTFTASFPSGHAFLSAAVMLSIAGFVGLASQRDDIALLCLVFAWVMVLLIGLSRIYLGVHWPTDVLGGWCLGIVWSSIATAWFGRWMRASDPA, from the coding sequence ATGTCCCGTCCCGTGTCCGGCAGGACTCCTGCCCCGCTGCACCTTCGATGGATCGTTCCGGCGCTGGCGGGGCTCGTCTTCCTGGCGTTGGCAGCCTCCATCGCCTCAGGCCACAGCTTCGCGTTCGATAGGAGCCTGATCCTGCTGTTGCGCGAGCCGGGCAACCCCGCCGTTCCGCTGGGCCCGGCCTGGTTCCAGGAAGCGGTACGCGACATGACCGCTTTCGGCAGCTTCGTCGGCCTCTTCTTCATGACCACGGCTGCGGCGCTGGCGCTCTGGCTTTGCGGCTACCGCCGTCTTGCCACCGGGCTGGTGGCCAGCGTGCTGATGGCGCTTCTCGTCAGCAACGGGCTGAAAATCGTGATCGCCCGCGAGCGGCCCGACATCGTCACGCACGCCGCCCTGACCTTTACGGCGAGCTTTCCCAGTGGGCATGCTTTCCTCTCGGCCGCGGTGATGCTCAGCATCGCCGGCTTTGTCGGGCTCGCCTCGCAGCGCGACGATATCGCCTTGCTCTGCCTTGTCTTCGCCTGGGTGATGGTCCTGCTGATTGGGCTGAGCCGCATCTATCTCGGCGTCCATTGGCCGACGGACGTGCTCGGCGGCTGGTGTCTGGGCATTGTCTGGTCAAGCATCGCCACGGCCTGGTTCGGCCGCTGGATGAGGGCGTCCGATCCGGCCTGA
- a CDS encoding diacylglycerol kinase family protein: MRHTVVVNARAGTVLEAGADVFSARLKAAFAAQGSAAEIKLVSPRELDDAFALAVEAGDSVPVIAGGDGTINRVLPVLIQAERPVGILPMGTVNVLGRDLGLYGTLEQQVAALCAGEPVAMDVGRVNDRLFHSLSGLGFFSLMAREREYARRRIPFSRAAAFGLAAARSILFTRPISVDIRIGQEHLVAEADAVLVTVNRFDGAEWRRGELDGGVFEVHILNAGGLYSRSKAALSVVSGRWRSSGHLTSFFGDEVVLQRRDKRRGHVTFDGEVERKAGPLTYSLLPRAFRVIAARSTTP, from the coding sequence ATGCGTCACACGGTTGTCGTCAATGCCCGCGCGGGTACCGTTCTCGAAGCTGGGGCCGATGTTTTCTCCGCGAGGCTGAAGGCCGCTTTTGCCGCGCAGGGCTCGGCCGCCGAGATCAAGCTCGTCTCGCCGCGTGAACTCGACGACGCCTTTGCGCTGGCGGTTGAGGCCGGCGATTCCGTCCCCGTCATCGCCGGCGGCGACGGCACGATCAACCGTGTCCTGCCCGTGCTGATCCAGGCGGAGCGGCCGGTCGGAATCCTGCCGATGGGGACCGTGAACGTGCTCGGGCGCGATCTGGGCCTGTACGGCACCTTGGAGCAGCAGGTCGCGGCGCTCTGCGCGGGCGAGCCGGTCGCGATGGATGTCGGCCGCGTCAACGACCGGTTGTTCCATTCTCTCTCCGGCCTGGGCTTCTTCAGCCTGATGGCGCGCGAGCGCGAATATGCTCGCCGGCGCATTCCGTTCAGCCGTGCCGCCGCCTTCGGGCTCGCGGCCGCGCGCTCCATCCTGTTCACCCGTCCGATCTCCGTGGATATCCGCATCGGCCAGGAACATCTCGTCGCCGAGGCGGATGCGGTGCTTGTCACCGTTAACCGGTTCGACGGCGCCGAGTGGCGCCGCGGAGAGCTCGACGGAGGCGTCTTCGAAGTCCACATCCTGAATGCCGGAGGCCTCTACTCCCGCAGCAAGGCAGCGCTGTCGGTCGTCTCCGGCCGCTGGCGCTCCTCCGGGCATCTGACCTCTTTCTTCGGCGACGAGGTCGTGCTGCAGCGCCGCGACAAGCGTCGTGGGCACGTCACTTTCGATGGCGAGGTCGAGCGCAAGGCGGGCCCCTTGACCTATAGCCTGCTGCCGCGGGCTTTTCGCGTTATAGCGGCACGTTCGACGACGCCGTGA
- a CDS encoding transglutaminase family protein, protein MRIRYGYRIELVCEHEMPLVTLLDVHPSRRHDLVRPDEMRATALTNSAMSVAVGQHHDAFGNISRRLVAPPGGVRLESEGLIQDSGEPDRQTPAAQEVPPSRLPSEALPFLLGSRYCETDKLADQAWSLFGQVQPGWERVQAITDFVHNHLSFGYHFARSTRTASEAFHERVGVCRDFAHLAVAFCRCLNIPARYCNGYLGDIGVPANPAPMDFNAWFEVYLGGRWYTFDARHNEPRIGRIVIARGRDATDVAMISSFGSHTVQHFEVITEEVEDLSIPLAPMLPPQFDAQPAAA, encoded by the coding sequence ATGCGCATTCGTTACGGCTATCGGATCGAGCTCGTCTGCGAGCACGAGATGCCGCTCGTGACTCTGCTCGACGTCCACCCCTCGCGCCGCCACGACCTCGTGCGGCCGGATGAAATGCGGGCGACGGCGCTCACCAATTCCGCCATGTCCGTCGCGGTCGGTCAGCACCATGACGCTTTCGGCAATATCTCTCGCCGGCTGGTGGCGCCACCTGGAGGTGTCCGACTCGAATCGGAGGGGCTGATCCAGGATTCCGGCGAGCCGGACCGTCAGACCCCGGCTGCCCAGGAGGTGCCTCCATCGCGCCTGCCGAGCGAGGCGCTGCCCTTTCTTCTGGGCAGTCGCTATTGCGAGACGGACAAGCTCGCCGATCAGGCCTGGAGTCTGTTCGGCCAGGTCCAGCCCGGTTGGGAACGGGTCCAGGCGATCACCGACTTCGTCCACAACCACCTGAGCTTCGGCTACCACTTCGCCCGCAGCACCCGCACGGCCTCCGAAGCGTTTCACGAGCGGGTCGGAGTCTGTCGCGACTTCGCCCATCTCGCAGTTGCGTTCTGCCGCTGCCTGAACATTCCGGCGCGCTACTGCAACGGCTATCTCGGCGATATCGGCGTGCCCGCGAATCCCGCACCGATGGATTTCAACGCTTGGTTCGAGGTCTATCTCGGCGGGCGCTGGTACACCTTCGATGCGCGGCACAACGAGCCGCGCATCGGCCGGATCGTCATTGCCCGCGGCCGCGACGCGACGGATGTCGCCATGATCAGCTCCTTCGGCAGCCATACGGTGCAGCATTTCGAGGTGATCACCGAGGAGGTCGAGGATCTGTCGATCCCGCTTGCACCGATGCTGCCGCCGCAATTCGATGCCCAACCGGCAGCGGCCTGA
- a CDS encoding PRC-barrel domain-containing protein: MTMSNVSASANPLIAGARVAGTDVYNTSGDHLGEIYDIMLDKQTGKVAYAIMSFGGFLGLGEKYHPIPWSVLDYDPQRGGYVVPLTKEKLEAAPMYDSEGEPDWEDKAYGKRVHDYYGTMPYWMM, translated from the coding sequence ATGACGATGTCCAATGTTTCCGCGAGCGCGAATCCGCTGATCGCCGGCGCGCGGGTCGCCGGCACGGACGTCTACAACACTTCGGGCGATCATCTCGGCGAGATCTACGACATCATGCTGGACAAGCAGACCGGCAAGGTGGCCTACGCCATCATGTCCTTCGGCGGCTTCCTCGGGCTGGGCGAGAAGTACCACCCCATCCCCTGGAGTGTGCTCGACTACGATCCCCAGCGTGGCGGCTATGTCGTGCCGCTGACGAAGGAAAAGCTCGAGGCTGCGCCGATGTACGACAGCGAAGGCGAGCCCGACTGGGAGGACAAGGCTTACGGCAAGCGTGTCCACGATTATTACGGCACGATGCCCTACTGGATGATGTAG
- a CDS encoding glycine zipper domain-containing protein, whose amino-acid sequence MKKVVLIVALGAAIGAGACTPREQNAGTGALIGAGAGAIIGGAATGRAGGALAGAAIGGASGAIIGGAATPQRCYGRDEWGRRVVYDC is encoded by the coding sequence ATGAAGAAGGTGGTACTGATCGTCGCATTGGGCGCCGCCATTGGCGCCGGCGCGTGCACGCCCCGCGAGCAGAACGCGGGTACGGGCGCTCTGATCGGCGCGGGCGCGGGCGCCATCATCGGCGGCGCGGCCACCGGCCGTGCGGGTGGGGCTCTGGCGGGTGCCGCGATCGGCGGCGCCAGCGGCGCCATCATTGGCGGAGCCGCAACGCCCCAGCGGTGCTACGGACGGGACGAGTGGGGTCGGCGCGTGGTCTACGACTGCTGA
- the hutC gene encoding histidine utilization repressor has product MAETQPDAVKLDGAGPVYDQIRRAIRDLVVSGAWPPGTSVPPEHALMEQLGASRMTVHRALVQLAGEGLIIRRRRSGTIVASPPASHAMLDILSIPEEVEQLGQAYAYDVLARSDGRPSAEVAERFGLKRSDKVTHLVVLHRADGKPHVLEERVIHVAAVPGVADEDFAKTPPGDWLLQHSLWSQAEHAISAVGAQADEAELLDIAIGEPCLLVERRTWNQDRPVTAVRLLYPGPRHRFVGRFGPYG; this is encoded by the coding sequence ATGGCGGAAACCCAGCCCGATGCTGTGAAGCTGGATGGCGCCGGGCCAGTCTACGACCAGATCCGGCGCGCGATCCGCGATCTCGTCGTGAGCGGTGCCTGGCCGCCGGGCACGAGCGTGCCGCCGGAACACGCGCTGATGGAGCAGCTCGGCGCGTCGCGGATGACGGTGCACCGCGCGCTGGTGCAACTGGCCGGCGAAGGGCTGATCATTCGCCGCCGCCGCTCGGGCACGATCGTCGCGAGCCCTCCGGCCAGCCATGCCATGCTCGACATCCTTTCGATCCCGGAGGAGGTTGAACAACTCGGGCAGGCCTATGCCTATGACGTCCTCGCGCGCAGCGATGGGCGGCCCAGTGCCGAGGTCGCCGAGCGTTTCGGCCTGAAGCGCTCCGACAAGGTCACTCATCTCGTTGTCCTGCACCGCGCTGACGGCAAGCCGCATGTGCTGGAGGAGCGCGTCATTCATGTGGCGGCCGTACCGGGCGTCGCGGACGAGGATTTCGCGAAAACCCCGCCGGGAGATTGGCTGCTGCAGCACAGCCTCTGGTCCCAGGCGGAACATGCGATCAGCGCTGTCGGCGCGCAGGCTGACGAGGCGGAGTTGCTCGACATCGCGATCGGCGAGCCCTGCCTGCTGGTCGAGCGACGGACCTGGAACCAGGATCGTCCGGTGACGGCGGTGCGTCTGCTCTATCCTGGCCCGCGCCACCGCTTCGTTGGTCGCTTCGGCCCCTACGGCTAG
- a CDS encoding formimidoylglutamate deiminase, with product METLHLAEALLPQGFARNVKLTVDDGFVAAVEPDAAPAGEGRRFAGIALPGMPNLHSHAFQRGMAGLSEQRGAPEDSFWTWREVMYRFLDRLDPEDVQAIAAQAFVEMLEGGFTALAEFHYLHHDKDGRPYANIAAMGQAIAAAAQETGLGLTLLPVLYRFGNFGQAPSVHGQRRFVNERDAYLRLLEGSAAAIHGLPDARLGVAPHSLRAVALDDLGWLSSLRPHDPVHIHVAEQVPEVEASLKITGKRPVELLMDTVPLDGRWCLIHATHLSDAERDGIALSGAVAGLCPITESSLGDGIFDGIRYAQAGGALGVGSDSNIQIDAGAELRQLEYSQRLRDRRRALFAEERASTGLALWTAACAGGAQACGRAIGAIAPGHRADFITLDIDHPAIVGKSGAEAVDSAIFAANALPLRDVVVGGRSVVAEGRHVARDSVRVRFAAVMRRLLAAA from the coding sequence ATCGAGACCCTGCATCTGGCGGAGGCGCTTCTGCCGCAAGGCTTTGCCAGGAACGTAAAACTGACTGTCGATGATGGCTTCGTCGCGGCCGTCGAGCCGGATGCGGCACCGGCCGGCGAGGGGCGTCGTTTTGCAGGGATCGCCTTGCCCGGCATGCCGAATCTGCACAGCCACGCCTTCCAGCGTGGCATGGCGGGGCTGTCCGAACAGCGCGGCGCGCCGGAGGATTCCTTCTGGACCTGGCGCGAGGTGATGTACCGCTTCCTCGACAGGCTCGATCCCGAGGACGTGCAGGCCATCGCTGCGCAGGCCTTTGTCGAGATGCTGGAAGGCGGCTTCACCGCGCTCGCTGAATTCCACTACCTCCACCATGACAAGGACGGCCGTCCCTATGCGAACATCGCCGCGATGGGGCAGGCCATCGCGGCCGCCGCGCAGGAAACCGGGCTCGGCCTCACCTTGCTGCCGGTGCTCTACCGTTTCGGCAATTTCGGACAGGCGCCTTCGGTTCACGGCCAGCGCCGTTTCGTGAATGAGCGCGATGCCTATCTGCGTCTGCTGGAAGGAAGCGCCGCGGCGATCCACGGCCTGCCGGATGCGCGGCTCGGCGTTGCGCCACATTCGCTGCGCGCTGTCGCGCTCGACGATCTCGGCTGGCTATCGTCTCTGCGGCCGCATGATCCGGTCCACATCCATGTTGCCGAGCAGGTGCCGGAGGTCGAGGCCAGCCTGAAGATCACCGGCAAGCGCCCGGTCGAGCTGCTGATGGATACGGTTCCGCTCGACGGTCGCTGGTGCCTGATCCATGCCACCCATCTGAGCGACGCGGAGCGAGATGGCATCGCCCTGAGCGGCGCGGTCGCGGGCCTGTGCCCGATTACCGAGTCGAGCCTCGGCGACGGCATCTTCGACGGCATCCGTTACGCGCAGGCCGGTGGCGCCCTCGGTGTCGGCAGCGATTCCAACATCCAGATCGATGCCGGCGCCGAATTGCGCCAGCTCGAATACTCGCAGCGTCTGCGTGACCGCCGACGCGCGCTTTTCGCGGAGGAGCGGGCTTCGACGGGGCTAGCGCTCTGGACGGCCGCTTGCGCCGGCGGCGCGCAGGCCTGTGGCCGCGCGATCGGCGCGATCGCGCCGGGCCATCGTGCCGATTTCATCACCCTCGACATCGATCATCCGGCCATCGTCGGCAAGTCCGGTGCCGAGGCGGTCGACAGTGCGATCTTCGCTGCCAATGCCTTGCCTTTGCGCGATGTCGTCGTCGGTGGCAGGAGTGTCGTCGCGGAGGGACGGCATGTCGCTCGCGATTCGGTGCGGGTGCGCTTCGCTGCGGTGATGCGGCGCCTGCTCGCCGCGGCATAG
- the hutI gene encoding imidazolonepropionase — protein MACDKLWTNARLATMSPAVATPYGAIDDGLIAARDGRIVYAGPRSEAPALQAAETIDCGGRWITPGLIDCHTHLVYGGDRAHEFELRLQGATYEEIARAGGGILSTVKATREASEDTLFASADRRLAALMAEGVTTVEIKSGYGLEQQAELKQLRVARRIGRERPVTVRTTFLGAHAVPPEYKGRSGDYTALVAGPILDAVAAEELADAVDVFCEGIAFSPDETKAVFEAAKARGLAIKIHAEQLSNLYGAKLAAEMGALSADHLEYLNEDGVTAMAKAGTVAVVLPGAFYFLRETQKPPIELMRKHGVAIALATDANPGSSPLTSPLLVLNMACTLFRMTPEEALAGLTRHAAKALGLQDEIGTLETGKRCDLAIWEIERPAELAYRIGFNPLHTRIWNGQ, from the coding sequence CTGGCTTGCGACAAGCTGTGGACCAACGCCCGACTGGCGACGATGTCGCCCGCGGTCGCTACTCCCTACGGCGCGATCGACGACGGGCTGATCGCAGCCCGCGACGGACGCATCGTCTATGCCGGGCCGCGCAGCGAGGCTCCTGCCTTGCAGGCGGCCGAGACCATCGACTGCGGGGGCCGCTGGATCACCCCGGGGCTGATCGATTGCCACACCCATCTCGTCTATGGCGGCGACCGGGCGCATGAGTTCGAGCTTCGTCTCCAGGGCGCGACCTATGAGGAGATCGCGCGGGCCGGCGGCGGCATCCTCTCCACGGTCAAGGCAACGCGCGAGGCGAGCGAGGATACGCTCTTCGCCTCCGCCGACCGGCGCCTCGCCGCGCTAATGGCCGAGGGCGTCACCACCGTCGAGATCAAGTCCGGCTACGGGCTGGAACAGCAGGCGGAGCTCAAGCAACTCCGCGTCGCGCGCCGGATCGGCCGCGAGCGCCCCGTCACCGTTCGCACGACCTTCCTCGGCGCCCATGCCGTGCCGCCGGAATACAAGGGCCGCTCGGGCGATTATACCGCGCTCGTCGCAGGGCCGATCCTCGACGCCGTCGCAGCCGAAGAGCTCGCCGATGCGGTCGACGTCTTCTGCGAGGGCATCGCCTTCTCGCCTGACGAAACCAAGGCCGTGTTCGAGGCCGCCAAGGCCAGGGGCCTCGCGATCAAGATCCATGCCGAGCAGCTTTCCAATCTCTACGGCGCCAAGCTCGCGGCCGAAATGGGTGCTCTCTCCGCCGACCATCTCGAATATCTCAACGAGGACGGCGTCACCGCCATGGCCAAGGCCGGCACCGTCGCGGTCGTGCTGCCTGGCGCCTTCTACTTCCTGCGCGAGACGCAGAAGCCGCCGATCGAGTTGATGCGCAAGCACGGCGTCGCCATTGCGCTGGCGACCGATGCCAACCCCGGCTCCTCGCCACTGACCTCGCCGCTGCTCGTGCTCAACATGGCCTGCACGCTCTTCCGGATGACGCCGGAGGAAGCCCTGGCCGGCCTGACCCGCCATGCCGCCAAGGCCCTCGGCCTCCAGGACGAAATCGGCACGCTCGAAACCGGCAAACGCTGCGATCTAGCGATCTGGGAGATCGAGCGCCCGGCCGAGCTCGCCTACCGCATCGGCTTCAACCCGCTTCACACCCGCATCTGGAACGGACAATGA
- the hutH gene encoding histidine ammonia-lyase has product MTTVSLNPGAAHLTDWRAILDGAAASLDGDSARNIASGQKIVEEIVAAGTVTYGVNTGFGKLASVRIADADLAKLQSNLIVSHAVGTGPALPDGVVRLLLAMKAASLARGASGVRPVVIEALTNALKADALPVIPAKGSVGASGDLAPLAHMTAALMGFGEIRLKGETLPAAEALKRAGLSPLALGAKEGLALINGTQVSTTIALTGLAAIARVFDAALIAGALSVDALKGSDTPFDPRIQTLRGQPGQIKVAKILLDLIAGSAIRESHRHGDTKVQDPYSLRCQPQVMGAVRDLIGNAAATLSIEANAVTDNPLVLGPGEIVSGGNFHAEPVAFAADILAMAVCEIGNLSERRMALLVDPVMSGLPPFLARDAGLNSGFMIAQVTAAALASENKQKAYPASVDTIPTSANQEDHVSMATHGAFRLLDMAKNAASVIGVELMAAAEAIEHHRPLKTSARLEPVLALLRSKIAPLTEDRYLAPDLAAATEFVLSGAVGKAAGLDSFAECSA; this is encoded by the coding sequence ATGACCACGGTTTCGCTGAACCCGGGCGCAGCCCATCTCACCGACTGGCGCGCGATCCTCGATGGCGCCGCCGCCTCGCTCGACGGCGACAGCGCCAGGAACATCGCCTCCGGCCAGAAGATCGTCGAGGAGATCGTCGCCGCCGGCACCGTGACCTATGGCGTCAATACCGGCTTCGGCAAGCTCGCCAGCGTCCGCATCGCCGATGCCGACCTCGCCAAGCTGCAGAGCAACCTGATCGTCTCGCATGCGGTCGGCACCGGCCCTGCCCTGCCCGACGGCGTGGTCCGCCTGCTGCTGGCGATGAAGGCGGCGAGCCTGGCGCGCGGCGCTTCCGGCGTGCGTCCCGTCGTGATCGAGGCGCTGACCAACGCGCTCAAGGCCGATGCCCTCCCGGTCATCCCGGCGAAGGGCTCGGTCGGCGCCTCCGGTGACCTTGCCCCGCTCGCCCATATGACCGCCGCCCTGATGGGCTTCGGCGAGATCCGCCTGAAGGGCGAGACCCTGCCGGCGGCCGAGGCTCTGAAGCGCGCGGGTCTTAGCCCGCTTGCGCTCGGCGCCAAGGAAGGCCTCGCGCTGATCAACGGCACGCAGGTCTCGACCACGATCGCGCTGACCGGCCTGGCTGCCATCGCCCGCGTCTTCGATGCAGCCCTCATCGCCGGTGCACTCTCGGTCGACGCACTCAAGGGCTCCGACACCCCGTTCGATCCGCGCATCCAGACGCTGCGTGGCCAGCCCGGCCAGATCAAGGTCGCCAAGATCCTGCTCGACCTGATCGCCGGCAGCGCCATCCGCGAGAGCCATCGCCACGGCGATACGAAGGTGCAGGACCCCTACTCCCTGCGCTGCCAGCCGCAGGTGATGGGCGCCGTGCGCGACCTCATCGGCAACGCCGCCGCGACGCTCTCGATCGAGGCCAATGCCGTCACCGACAATCCGCTGGTGCTCGGCCCCGGCGAGATCGTCTCGGGCGGCAATTTCCACGCCGAGCCGGTCGCCTTCGCCGCCGATATCCTGGCGATGGCCGTCTGCGAGATCGGCAATCTCTCCGAGCGCCGCATGGCGCTGCTGGTCGACCCCGTGATGAGCGGCCTGCCGCCCTTCCTCGCCCGCGATGCCGGCCTGAACTCCGGCTTCATGATCGCGCAGGTCACCGCCGCCGCGCTCGCCTCCGAGAACAAGCAGAAGGCCTATCCGGCTTCGGTCGACACCATCCCGACCTCGGCCAACCAGGAAGACCATGTCTCGATGGCGACGCATGGCGCCTTCCGCCTTCTCGACATGGCGAAGAACGCGGCGAGCGTCATCGGCGTCGAGTTGATGGCGGCGGCGGAGGCGATCGAGCATCACCGCCCGCTCAAGACCAGCGCACGGCTGGAGCCAGTGCTTGCGCTCCTGCGCAGCAAGATCGCGCCGCTGACCGAGGACCGCTACCTCGCTCCCGATCTCGCCGCCGCGACCGAGTTCGTACTTTCCGGCGCCGTCGGCAAGGCGGCGGGCCTCGACAGCTTCGCCGAGTGCAGCGCATGA